In Lycium ferocissimum isolate CSIRO_LF1 chromosome 3, AGI_CSIRO_Lferr_CH_V1, whole genome shotgun sequence, the genomic window tcttctttcattctttgttATTCTTTTGCCAAAATAGCCGGTATCTCTCATCCCTGCTTTGCATTGGATTTGTAGGAAAAATGCAAAAGCCATTGCCAGAACTGCTGAAGGAGTATGACATTCCAGTAGGCATTTTCCCTCGTGATGCCACTAACTACGAGTTTAATGAAGAAACCAAGAAGCTCACTGTCTATATTCCTTCAGTATGTGAGGTTGGTTACAGGGATTCGTCTGTATTGCGCTTCTCTACCTCTGTTACTGGGTACTTGGAGAAAGGAAAGCTGGCTGACATAGAGGGAATGAAAACGAAGGTTATGATTTGGGTAAAAGTTACTGCTATTTCATCTGAAAAATCGAAGCTTTATATCACGGCTGGGTTGAAGAAATCCCGTAGTAGGGAGGCTTATGAGGTCTTGAGAGATGGATTCACTGTAGATAAATTCTAGTGTGATCAACTCGTTATGAACATTAAAACCGTAATATATTCTGATGCCTTTAAAGGGCATTCTAGCTCTTACTTGGTTCTTTGTTTGAGTTGTAGTTATGACTGCTATGTGATACAGTTGTGTTAATATTTGTAACTTTGATTTTAATTGTAACGTTCATTGCACTTATGAAATATAAACACGTGAATCTTTTATAACTAGATCTGTTAAATGTTTGAGATATTTGAACCTATTTCAGCACTTacataaataaatttcttcGACATGTGATGAAGTGATATGTTAAACCGTAATATATTCTGATGCCTTTAAAGGGCATTCTAGCTCTTACTTGGTTCTTTGTTTGAGTTGTAGTTATGACTGCTATGTGATACAGTTGTGTTAATATTTGTAACTTTGATTTTAATTGTAATGTTCATTGCACTTATGAAATATAAACACGTGAATCTTTTATAACTAGATCTGTTAAATATTTGAGATATTTGAACCTATTTCAGCACTTacataaataaatttcttcGACATGTGATGAAGTGATATGTTAGGAGATCTATGAACCTGAAGCACTTCAGTGCTTAGAGGCATGGACTTTTTGAAGATGGGGTTGATTCTCTCATGGGTTACTGACTAATTTTCTGATTAGAAAATATAATTCACAATTGGACACAAGGGCACAGATATGAGTCACACAACATAGACATGATTGTCAGCATGGCAAAAGATAGATGACGAtgacaacatacccagtatatttTTACACGTGGGGTCTGGGAGGGTAGAATATAAGCAGACTTTACTCCTATCTCGTAGAGACAGAGAGACTATTTTCCCTTGACTCAAGTAACTCAGAGCAAGGCAGTTTGAAACAGGCGATACAGAAAGTAAACAGGGCATAGCAAATAAGACAGCAGCAAAAGAGGGACATTGAAAAACAAGTGCACCAGCCGGGAATCGAACCCGGGTCTGTACCGTGGCAGGGTACTATTCTACCACTAGACCACTGGTGCTGTTGTCTACTCCTATGGAGGTGTCATGTATTACCTAATCCCTGCAATTTATGCGAGACACACTTAGTAGTATGTTCATGAGAAATAACACTTTTCATGtttaaataattaactttaaacttcttatttgacttttaaaacatgattttataGCCATAGAAAAGACACAGATGTGTTAAAGATTACAAATTTcaagaatctttttttttccccttaaacTCTATGCCTAGTCGTACTCCTTCACAAAAGATGAAATCGAAGAATAATAAGATAACAATCATCGTGTACTTTAAGCTTTAGACAATTACAATTCTTATTAGCCTTAAAAGGAAGAGGGTTGTTATAAAGTTTTCGTATTAGGGGAAAGcagttgaaaaataaaagaatatatttGCAGAAGATCTCGTCAAACGGGCATCTaaaaatctatatctatatctatatatataaaaaaggagaggtacaagcaatgtggttaagccaagtggcaagctaataacaagccacttagcaattttaagacaaagttaATGAGAATTAGGACaaagtttttaaattaattttatcaaattccaaaatgtaaattaatttatgagaaataaaatttaaactttttaattataacAAGCAATATTTATCTGCATTTATCAAGCTAAAGTTTATCCTAATTAATCCGTTAAGAAAAGAGTTACGTATTACCAAATTCCAATTTAGTTTATAATAAAACTGAAAGATAAGAATGTGCTAAATTCATACTTAGCAATATCATAATTGTAGGACCATCCAAATTAAAAGATATCTTTTAAATAAGAGTTATCTACTAATCAAATACcacattaaatttaaagttaacctgaaagataaaaatgtggTGAAGTTTATTCCTACCATTATGTAATTATTTAGAATAAACTCAAAGATGTCTTTTATCCGATAAAGTATTTGCTTTTCTCAGATTATTTAAGTCATTAATTGTCATGAAATTCAAAATCAAAAGTTGGcttcaattaaatattaatttaaatcatttcagcAATTAGATGAGACTAAATTATTGTAAGTCAACTATATAGttccaatattaaaaaaaggttttttatttattttgagaaatcaTCAATCTctatatgtttttttaaaaaaaaattaaattctttggttGTATTGAATGAGTCatcaataatattttgaatatgaattaaaataaagataaatcgTGTGATTAAGGATAAAGCTTTTGAGGTGTATATTCTACATAATTTATATTCATAGTATAAGATAAGGATAAGTATGATATAAGAATCCTATCTTTTCATTATAcattatttttgaaatttgaattaaaatagaatttgagttgaaatgaattaccaattttttcttaacctcttatatatatatatatatatatatatatatatatatatatatatatatatattccttcaGTGATATATAAAATCAATGTGAAGCAACTCGCTTATTATGCAGCAATAAGATTGTCGACTTTTAACTTTGATATCTTTGGTGAATTTCGGGCATACAATGTTGAAATTTTTATGAATGTGCAGTACGTTGTCTTGAACATATTAGTGACGAGTGTAATCTTTGATCAATCTTGATGTATCAACCGTGAGGTGAGAAAGTATAATAAGGAAGTAAAgctcatttattttttaaattacaatTTCTTTTGACTAGAAACTATGTTTAGTTGTCTTTTTCTTTGAAATGTAACATcggtataatatatatatatatatatatatacacatatacatatatatacatatacatgtgtgtgtgtgtgtgaacatatatatacatatacacgtgtgtgtgtgtgtgtgtaggtgattttatacatatttctcAAAGAATAATGAACACATAACTGATGTGAGAGACAGTAATTTCAATATTCAAGATATAATTTATAGAATTTTTGCACCACCGGTCACGCTGGTAAGTGGTTGCCATGTTAGCTTTTGATTAGTACTTTGATCAGGAGCCAGCGCCAGCCTAAatccttgattttttttttatttttttttatttgcctttGATAGGGGTTCCAGCATTCAAGAGTCAAGAGAAGGGGAAAGAATGTATTAAAGATGATTAGAATTAAGTGTGGTTCTTAGATACCCTAAATACTATCATAGGATATGAAGAGGTGGTTTAAATAAAGCGATGAATTCAAAAACATGAccagaaaaatgagaaaaatgccTGATGCATGCTTCATTTGCGGCATAAATATCtttcttaatcttttctttAACAACTTTCTAGAGAGACATAAGTTTTCAAGGTTCTAAGTTTTCTTTGGTCCGATTGAAGGTTCTCAGTTGATATGTTTGAGAAGATAAAAGTTCAAAGGAGAATAGAAGTTTCCTGCACATGTAAATATatgaatttataattttttcaattttttttaaaaaagaatgaatcaatagtttttttttttttcctctagaTATTTGATGCATATTTATTGAGTTCTATCTTTGATGCATTTATACTTAAGTAAGAAAATCCACGTTAGAAAACTGTGTAAACCTTTAGGGGAAGATATTCTTAGAAGGATGTTTGGAGATTTTAAAAACATTGTTATGTTTGAGGTTAACTTTTCGGtttatgaaaaatttattagCAAAATATCTTAATTTATTCAGATAATTTACTAGATGAGATTAGCATTTgagttttctttactttttatCGGAGTCAgaaaagaaatttaaagtgCAGCATCACACAATTAAGATTTCTACGAGAACGGTATTGTCAAAGAAACCTTTGCTTAATACTCAAGGATTTAGTGCAATCTTTCTTTGGAGGCAGAAGCAACATGGACGGAAGCAGCACTTAGGTTTATTGATTTTTTGTATTAATGTATATAAGGGTAAAAACTTATTAGTCCATTAtatgtgattatatatatacttctgctatttaaccataaataactaattccttttatttaattaaattacttAATAATTGTAATTTAAAATAGTTTGATGTAAGCACCCTATATAATGCAGATAAGTTTTTACCCTTGGGTTATAGGTGGTAAAACactaaatatgaaaaataaataatatcatagtgagaatatgtataaatgaatagAAAGAATGTAGATGTGGCATGTTATAGAAGAATAGACTTATTAAAATTTGAGATAAGAAAGCTTTTTGAATTATAATGAGAAAAGACATAATATTATGAATAAGATCTTTTAGTAGatgaaaccaaaaaagaaatttgGACGTAAAGAATTCCAGGCAACATACAAAACTTTAactacaaataaaaaataattagtctACATAAAGAaactaattatttttgttattatcCTACTCAACTATGGTTTGAATTTGAGTTTAAGCAGATCTTTTAttatgaattaaagataaatttttttaaaaattattatcatatttatttGCAATTTGAGTTTGAATTTAATGATAATGTTTTTAAATctaaattgaaattaaaaaaaaaaggcataatTATGTCAAGTGAAAATGTTACAAGATAAGAAactcattattttttatttatagtaGAAGTTTAATTCTACGGTAAAGAAGAAACATATATTTAGTTGCCATATAAATTTTCTACTCTTACCTGGAGaccaagaagaaaagaaaaaaattctacaAATTATGCACATTTCAGAACTCATGcatatatgatttttttcaCTATTTTGCTCTTTGTAACGAATGCATATTGGACCTCGCTTGGAAGTAATCTACATTTTCATGCGAAATATATTTGATTTGTCATATAATATGTGATTTTTGTCCATATTTCTAATCTTGTGTGAATGCAATTTCCCCGTCTCCCAAACCatacaatagaatattttagagACTAGAAAGTGTATAAACTCTTTTTAATACGTGTACAAAATAACAATTAGATAAGCCAAGGATATAATAAAGAAGTTTGCTTGGTTCTTAGAGCACTTGGATATGGCAAAAATGTTCATGTAGGCATTTGGTAAAGTTCACAAAGACTAAACAATTTAAAGCCTACATATGTATAAACTAGAGTTTTCAATTTATTGTATTAAGAACAAAATCGCACCTTTGATAAATGTGAACAATAAATGAAATTTGTAAACTTTTCTTACTACTTTCTTTTATTGTCCTAATGAAGtgaatttcctttcttttctttttttttcttattgtaTGTTGCACTTTGCAGAAGAGTAAAAATTAGGGAATAGTCCAGAGGTGAAATGGAGAAACAAGATCATTTGATGTCCTGCTGTTAGATGCAATTCTGCAATTTATTGAAAATCTAGTTTTGGTTGAAGTAAAATCTAGCATTCTACTTTCAAGGAAGATACAAGGATATTCTTTTCATTGTTTGGTATTAAAGCACTATCCCAAATCAACATTTTagtgttcttcttcttcataataataataataatatatacacacacacttaaCTTTTGTAATAAAAcaaagcaataaaaaaaatatatataagagagacaAAATAACGTATGGGAAAAGGtttaaaaaagagagaggaTAAGGACAGATAATAAAGGGTCTTATCtatttaaaatacttttttaaattcaaatgtATAGGTTAGAAACATAAGAATTAGAAAGATAAGAATATATTAATTCTatcttttcaaatatatattgtgctttaaaaaattatttctaacAAATAGATATGAtatttgaatttaaataaaatttaagttgCCATGAAGTtccaacttatatatataccctTTTAGCACATAAATCAATGTTAGGCTTTCTCCTCTTTCGATTTCTAtctaaccaatttttttttttaatcttatgaTGGAAGCATTTACTATTACCCGCACATCGCGTCCTCTCTAAAAATTTATGATAACAAACTCTTCATAGTTTTTTTTCCAATAGAAAGCTTACTGTTTTCTtgctttattctttttttttttttttttttttttgtgttgggtACTTTTTAGTGAAGAAAAGATTTCTAATAGTGTATTGTCATCAGGTTGAACTTGATAAGCTTATATTCTGGGGATGCTATTACAGTGGAGTGGATAAGGATAAAACAGAACTGGGATAGATATGACAGATTGACGGAAAACTTTTATTTGTGAGACTTATATGATCAGTTTTTGGTCATTTTCTTATAATGAATATTCATGGTAAGCAatttaatatgttatgaaaaTTACACCAACTGAGAAGCTAAGCAATTTAATCTATGTTATCACTGAAAGAATAGTAGTGGACAAGAATGCTAAgacaaataataaatttaaaaattcataTTAACAATGTAATAATACTAAGTAATGAATAATGTAAAAAACGAAATacgaaatagaaaaataaataaaaagaagatgatATGAGTTGTCTATACTTTGAAAtgaatatattaaataaaatacttaaagATATTAATGATGAATTTAAAAAGTGAAAGAATTTTGAGCAACAAAAAGAAGTTTAAACATAAAGAAgtttaatatatatatcatctatTTTAAAGAGATAAAGTgattgatatattatttatactaattatAAATAGTtgacaaaaatcaaaataaggagATAAATATAACATCGCATACAATAAGGGAGGAGGTTAATGCTATAAAGGCAAATTTGTAGAGTGTGGTCTTTGttttatattaatattaattagaGCCTAGAATAAGAAAAAGCTtccacttttaaaaaaagaatatcacTTAAACTCTTGGAGTTCCAAAGCCTTttttaaactcttttttttttctttaacttaAAAGCCTATTGTTTATCACTTTactaaatttaatttatttttcatgtgtagAAGTATTAGAAATTAacttataaaaaagaaataaataactTAAGCAAAAAAGACAGTTTGAATATTTAAGAAATTATATTTGATGTAATATTATAAATAAGAtataaatatcaatatgttaCAATTTTTATTAGTATTAGCatatttattatttcacaaattaattgattttaaatatGTCCAAAAGTGAGCTATAGAATTTTTATTGTATCAAATaaataagttaatattttttatgataAATTTCCTTTGATACCGGCTGCGCATCGCGCGGATACGAATACTAGTATTATAAAAAATAGgatagttttaggacaaaaatATTAATTGGGAAGTTACAAAGTAGTAGAGTTAATAACTGCAAAACTAGAAACGCAAGGATAATTAGTTActgtttggatttttttttttacagtatgttttaaaaatttaaattgacACCCAGTTACTTTAGGGAAATCAAAACTAATCCTAACTCACTATGAACCCCGCATCCAACTCCCACTTCTCCATTTCCCCCTTAATCTGCACCATGCTCACACAAATAAATATAAGTCATCACCTgcataaaaatgataaaaatatctatatctatatctatctatctatatataagagaggagAGGCAAAACATTCTTGACATACAAGCGTCGTCACCAtataaatttcaattttcaaataaaaaattaattaaaaaaacagtTGGAACTTCTAAATTAGAAAAGGCACGATCTTTCTACGTTCTCTGAAAACCGCTCCAAATCAATTCCTCTTGCCGTTCAATTTCTACTCTAGGCACACTAGGAATAGAGTAAATCAATCAAACATTCAATACACAAATTCAGTTTCTAACGCCATAAAAAATAGAGAAGAAATCTATTGTCCACAAAGCAGAAGCATTGAATCCAACAATCGTTTCAAACAG contains:
- the LOC132049621 gene encoding uncharacterized protein At5g01610-like gives rise to the protein MDQILNKVGSYWIGQKANKEINSVGDDINSLQSSIEGGSKWLVNKLKGKMQKPLPELLKEYDIPVGIFPRDATNYEFNEETKKLTVYIPSVCEVGYRDSSVLRFSTSVTGYLEKGKLADIEGMKTKVMIWVKVTAISSEKSKLYITAGLKKSRSREAYEVLRDGFTVDKF